From Bradyrhizobium sp. NDS-1, the proteins below share one genomic window:
- a CDS encoding carboxymuconolactone decarboxylase family protein produces MREVAILVTGSHFRSGYELYAHVLVAEQRGLSDDKLATIVAGQRPADLTRQEGVAYDVASALVSGGVLPELTWRAAVKEFGEHGAAELSYLVGVYCMVSVTLNTFDVPVPE; encoded by the coding sequence GTGCGCGAGGTCGCGATTCTCGTCACCGGCTCGCATTTCCGCTCCGGCTACGAGCTCTATGCCCATGTGCTGGTCGCCGAGCAGCGCGGCCTGTCCGATGACAAGCTCGCGACCATCGTCGCCGGACAGCGGCCGGCGGATCTCACCAGACAGGAGGGCGTCGCCTACGACGTCGCCTCCGCACTGGTCAGTGGCGGCGTGCTGCCGGAACTGACCTGGCGCGCCGCGGTGAAGGAGTTCGGCGAGCACGGCGCGGCCGAGCTGTCCTATCTGGTGGGCGTCTATTGCATGGTCTCGGTCACGCTCAACACGTTCGATGTGCCGGTGCCCGAATAG
- a CDS encoding diguanylate cyclase, giving the protein MSHLVPERTLLAGKIFFNFGQSTIDCVVRRLTEEAATLEMESGLGVPERFQLRLAGREVLTCRVVWRSDRQVGVAFEQPGSIERLGGEERERSSDALIRGQMLALRAALDFVPLGIVLLDAKLRAKLINRAFREMWLLPDEVANSNPSFVTLMHHGRDTLAYEIPPAELEAYVAERVRHVQAGDASPLDLRRTKGDVVRMQCTPLPDGGRMLTYTPVTDIVRYSDELKLLRDALENVEDGVLLLDRDLNASFMNRRMRRFWEVSEQEAESRPTYASLVSRVHRASAPDLPANELSKFPARRVAEVRDGDHVRDLQTPDGRRIRAHCTTMSNGGRMLTYVDITDLTQKAAMLETLATTDSLTGLYNRRHFLESLDAEWSRFQRYYRSVSVLMLDIDHFKSVNDRYGHAVGDAAIRAVAAACLDGKRKSDLVGRLGGEEFAVLLPETSLSRARTVADRIRKRVMSAQIAAGEIQFGVTVSIGIAEAAVSMSGIDALMSASDQALYQAKAEGRNRCIAFVPPPPLNKAAE; this is encoded by the coding sequence ATGTCCCATCTGGTTCCGGAACGGACGCTACTTGCTGGGAAGATCTTCTTCAATTTCGGCCAGTCGACGATCGATTGCGTCGTGCGTCGGCTGACCGAGGAGGCGGCGACGCTGGAGATGGAGAGCGGCCTCGGCGTGCCCGAGCGCTTCCAGCTCAGGCTCGCGGGGCGCGAGGTCCTGACCTGCCGGGTGGTCTGGCGATCGGACCGCCAGGTCGGCGTCGCCTTCGAACAGCCGGGCAGCATTGAGCGCCTCGGCGGCGAGGAGCGGGAGCGCTCGTCCGACGCGCTGATACGCGGGCAGATGCTCGCACTTCGCGCAGCGCTTGACTTCGTCCCGCTCGGCATCGTGCTGCTGGATGCAAAGCTCCGCGCAAAGTTGATCAACCGTGCCTTCCGGGAGATGTGGCTATTGCCGGACGAGGTCGCCAACAGCAATCCGTCATTCGTGACGCTGATGCATCACGGCCGCGATACACTTGCTTACGAGATTCCGCCGGCTGAACTTGAAGCTTACGTCGCAGAGCGGGTCCGTCACGTCCAGGCGGGTGACGCCTCGCCGCTCGATCTGCGCCGCACCAAGGGCGACGTCGTTCGGATGCAGTGCACCCCCCTGCCCGACGGCGGGCGAATGCTGACCTATACGCCAGTCACCGACATCGTGCGCTATTCCGACGAGCTGAAGTTGCTGCGCGACGCGCTGGAAAATGTCGAGGACGGCGTGCTGCTGCTCGATCGCGATCTCAACGCCAGCTTCATGAACCGACGGATGCGAAGGTTCTGGGAAGTGAGCGAACAGGAGGCGGAGAGCCGACCGACCTATGCATCACTGGTGAGCCGGGTCCATCGCGCCAGCGCGCCGGATCTTCCGGCAAATGAGCTGTCGAAATTTCCAGCCAGGCGGGTCGCAGAGGTCAGGGACGGCGACCATGTGCGCGATCTGCAAACGCCGGACGGACGACGCATCAGGGCTCATTGCACCACGATGTCGAATGGCGGCCGCATGTTGACTTATGTCGACATCACCGACCTCACGCAAAAGGCCGCGATGCTGGAGACGCTCGCGACCACCGACTCTCTTACCGGCCTCTACAACCGCCGCCACTTCCTCGAATCCCTCGATGCGGAATGGAGCCGGTTCCAGCGCTATTATCGCTCCGTCTCGGTGCTGATGCTCGACATCGACCACTTCAAGTCGGTCAACGACCGCTACGGCCATGCCGTGGGCGACGCTGCGATCAGGGCGGTTGCCGCCGCGTGCCTCGACGGCAAGCGCAAATCGGACCTCGTCGGCCGCCTCGGCGGTGAGGAGTTCGCGGTGCTGCTGCCCGAGACCAGCCTGTCGCGCGCTAGGACTGTCGCAGATCGCATCCGCAAGCGCGTGATGAGCGCGCAGATCGCAGCCGGCGAGATTCAGTTCGGGGTCACCGTAAGCATTGGCATCGCGGAGGCCGCCGTCAGCATGTCGGGCATCGACGCGCTGATGAGCGCGTCCGATCAGGCGCTCTATCAGGCCAAGGCCGAGGGCCGCAACCGCTGCATCGCCTTTGTGCCGCCGCCGCCGTTAAACAAGGCGGCGGAGTGA
- a CDS encoding alpha/beta hydrolase produces MPLDPLAKRLLTMMAAAAPQAKNRPSVEARRQSLAKLMQFARTDAPDVTTRDGKLPGRAGELPYRLYTPANADELAPGFVFFHGGGLVAGSIATHDRIAAALAHATGCRLVSVDYRLAPEHRFPAAVDDAIAATEWVAREAASLGIHADRLVVGGDSAGATLAAIVCQEAAQTAGLAIAAQCLICPVLDFEETSPSREEFAEGHLIDRVTIEADLSDYLPDDIDTADPRVSPLRATRLTGLPTAIIHTAEYDPMRDEGNAYARKLLAAGVAVEHVCHDGMVHNFHAMGAILPQAQLVLSQIGEQVRRAVEK; encoded by the coding sequence ATGCCGCTCGATCCGCTCGCAAAGCGCTTGTTGACCATGATGGCCGCGGCTGCGCCGCAGGCGAAAAACCGGCCGAGCGTAGAGGCGCGGCGGCAATCGCTGGCCAAGCTGATGCAGTTCGCGCGCACCGATGCGCCGGATGTGACGACGCGCGACGGCAAGCTGCCTGGCCGCGCCGGCGAACTGCCCTATCGGCTCTACACGCCTGCAAATGCCGACGAGCTTGCACCCGGCTTCGTGTTCTTTCATGGCGGCGGCCTCGTCGCTGGCAGCATCGCCACGCATGATCGCATCGCGGCCGCGCTGGCGCATGCCACCGGTTGCCGCCTCGTCTCGGTCGACTACCGGCTCGCGCCCGAGCACAGGTTTCCTGCCGCCGTCGACGATGCGATCGCTGCCACCGAATGGGTCGCGCGCGAGGCCGCGTCGCTCGGTATCCACGCAGACCGTCTGGTGGTCGGCGGCGATTCCGCCGGTGCAACGCTCGCTGCGATCGTGTGCCAGGAGGCGGCGCAGACCGCGGGCCTTGCCATCGCCGCGCAATGCCTGATCTGCCCGGTGCTGGACTTCGAGGAGACCTCGCCCTCACGCGAGGAATTCGCCGAAGGCCATCTGATCGATCGGGTCACGATCGAAGCCGATCTGTCCGACTATCTGCCCGACGACATCGACACGGCCGATCCCCGCGTTTCCCCCTTGCGCGCCACACGGCTCACAGGGCTGCCGACCGCGATCATCCACACCGCCGAGTACGACCCGATGCGCGACGAGGGCAATGCCTATGCCCGCAAGCTGCTCGCCGCAGGCGTCGCCGTCGAGCATGTCTGCCACGACGGCATGGTTCACAATTTCCACGCCATGGGCGCGATCCTGCCGCAGGCGCAACTCGTGCTGTCGCAGATCGGCGAGCAGGTGCGCCGAGCGGTGGAGAAGTAG
- a CDS encoding branched-chain amino acid aminotransferase — MAEIKKPIEYSPSWTFFEGKWHDGNVPIMGPRTHAAWLGSVVFDGARAFEGVAPDLDRHVARANQSAISFGLKPVVDTGTWLALASEGIARFAPNAELYVRPMYWAQNGSGGGVLFDPETTSWCLCIYEAPMPKPVGNAITLSPFRRPTAECAPVEAKAACLYPNNSRALAEAASRGFQNALMLDMLGNVAEFGNSNVFMARDGVVFTPVPNGTFLNGITRQRVMNLLRGDGVTVVEKTLRYADFLAADEIFSTGNFAKVAPVIRIDGRELKPGPFYTKARKLYWDFAHAVKPAA; from the coding sequence ATGGCCGAAATCAAGAAGCCGATCGAATATTCGCCGAGCTGGACCTTCTTCGAGGGTAAATGGCACGACGGCAACGTGCCGATCATGGGGCCGCGCACTCACGCCGCCTGGCTCGGCTCGGTGGTGTTCGACGGTGCCCGCGCGTTCGAAGGCGTCGCGCCCGATCTCGACCGTCACGTCGCGCGCGCCAATCAATCCGCGATCAGTTTTGGCCTGAAGCCGGTGGTCGATACCGGCACCTGGCTCGCGCTCGCAAGCGAAGGCATCGCACGCTTTGCGCCCAATGCCGAGCTCTATGTCCGTCCAATGTATTGGGCGCAGAACGGCTCGGGCGGCGGTGTGCTGTTCGACCCCGAGACCACCAGTTGGTGCCTGTGCATCTACGAGGCGCCGATGCCAAAGCCCGTCGGAAACGCCATCACCCTGTCGCCGTTCCGCAGGCCCACCGCCGAATGCGCGCCGGTGGAGGCGAAGGCGGCCTGCCTCTATCCGAACAATTCGCGTGCGCTCGCGGAAGCCGCTTCCCGCGGCTTCCAGAACGCGTTGATGCTCGACATGCTCGGCAATGTCGCGGAGTTCGGCAATTCCAACGTGTTCATGGCCAGGGACGGCGTGGTGTTCACGCCGGTGCCCAACGGCACCTTCCTCAACGGCATCACGCGCCAGCGCGTCATGAACCTGCTCCGCGGCGACGGCGTCACCGTGGTCGAGAAGACGTTGCGCTATGCCGACTTCCTGGCCGCGGACGAGATCTTCTCCACCGGCAATTTCGCCAAGGTCGCGCCCGTCATCCGCATCGACGGGCGCGAGCTGAAGCCGGGCCCTTTCTACACCAAAGCGCGAAAGCTCTATTGGGACTTCGCGCATGCGGTAAAGCCGGCGGCTTAG
- a CDS encoding class I SAM-dependent methyltransferase, protein MSDRSSHWDTVYASKGEAEVSWFQDSPSTSLAMIRAAKSDREAAIIDIGGGASRLVDALLQDGYRNVAVLDLSANALDAAKKRIGGAASMVDWIVADATTWRPARIYDVWHDRAAFHFLTDSRDRAAYVERLRSAIAPGGHVIIATFAPDGPEKCSGLPVQRHDSASLAAELGPEFELLETRGETHHTPWNSTQAFQFSRFERRG, encoded by the coding sequence ATGTCCGACCGAAGCTCTCATTGGGACACGGTCTACGCCAGCAAGGGCGAGGCCGAGGTCAGCTGGTTCCAGGATAGCCCCTCTACCTCGCTCGCGATGATCAGGGCCGCCAAATCCGATCGCGAGGCCGCCATCATCGATATCGGCGGCGGCGCTTCGCGGCTGGTCGACGCGTTGTTGCAGGACGGATATCGCAACGTCGCCGTGCTGGATCTTTCTGCCAACGCGCTTGACGCGGCGAAGAAGCGGATAGGCGGAGCCGCGTCAATGGTCGACTGGATCGTTGCCGACGCCACGACATGGCGGCCGGCGAGGATCTACGATGTATGGCACGATCGCGCGGCGTTTCACTTCCTGACCGATTCCCGCGACAGAGCTGCTTACGTCGAGCGCCTGCGGTCTGCTATCGCGCCCGGCGGCCACGTCATCATCGCGACGTTTGCGCCCGATGGTCCGGAGAAATGTAGCGGCCTGCCGGTGCAGCGCCATGACAGCGCCAGCCTTGCAGCAGAGCTGGGGCCGGAGTTCGAGCTACTGGAGACGCGCGGCGAGACGCATCATACGCCGTGGAATTCGACGCAGGCGTTTCAGTTCAGCCGGTTTGAGCGACGGGGCTAG
- the phaR gene encoding polyhydroxyalkanoate synthesis repressor PhaR: MAKSDQPTTIKKYANRRLYNTGTSTYVTLEDLAAMVKDGEDFLVYDAKTGDDITRSVLAQIIFEQENKAGQNLLPTTFLRQLIRFYGDSMQMVVPKYLEQSIATLTQEQEKFRKQIANSLSGTPFAPLEEQVRRNMELFQQTFSMFKPFVPPRPATSAEPEPDTNAEAPKDSNIDDLRQQMKEMQERLERMSKKEE; the protein is encoded by the coding sequence ATGGCGAAATCAGACCAACCCACCACCATCAAGAAATACGCGAACCGCCGGCTCTATAACACCGGAACGAGTACCTATGTGACGCTGGAAGACCTCGCCGCGATGGTCAAGGATGGCGAAGATTTCCTGGTCTATGACGCCAAGACCGGCGACGACATCACCCGCTCCGTGCTCGCCCAGATCATCTTCGAGCAGGAGAACAAGGCGGGCCAGAACCTGCTGCCGACCACCTTCCTGCGCCAGCTCATTCGTTTCTACGGCGACAGCATGCAGATGGTGGTTCCGAAATATCTGGAGCAGTCGATCGCGACCCTGACCCAGGAGCAAGAGAAGTTCCGCAAGCAGATCGCCAATAGCCTGTCCGGCACTCCTTTTGCTCCCTTGGAGGAACAGGTCCGCCGCAACATGGAACTGTTTCAGCAGACTTTCTCCATGTTCAAGCCCTTCGTCCCACCGCGCCCGGCGACAAGCGCTGAGCCCGAGCCGGATACGAATGCAGAGGCGCCAAAGGACAGCAACATCGACGATCTGCGCCAGCAGATGAAGGAAATGCAGGAACGCCTGGAGCGGATGTCGAAGAAGGAAGAGTAG
- a CDS encoding acetyl-CoA C-acetyltransferase — translation MSDDVVIVSAARTPVGSFNGAFATLPAHDLGAIAIKAALERGGIEPGRVSEVIMGQILTAAQGQNPARQASIGAGIPVESPAWGVNQLCGSGLRTVALGYQALLNGDSEIVVAGGQESMSMAPHAQYLRGGVKMGPVEFVDTMIKDGLWDAFNGYHMGNTAENVARQWQITRAQQDEFAVASQQKAEAAQKAGKFNDEIVPVTIKTRKGDVVVSADEYPRHGATLDAMAKLKPAFEKEGTVTAGSASGINDGAAAVVLMTAKQAAKEGKKPLARIVSWAQAGVDPKIMGSGPIPASRAALKKAGWNVGDLDLIEANEAFAAQACAVNKDLGWDTSKVNVNGGAIAIGHPVGASGARVLVTLLHEMQKRDSKKGLATLCIGGGMGIAMCIARD, via the coding sequence ATGTCAGACGATGTCGTCATCGTCAGCGCCGCCCGCACCCCGGTCGGAAGCTTCAACGGAGCGTTCGCGACCCTTCCCGCCCACGATCTCGGCGCCATCGCCATCAAGGCCGCGCTGGAGCGCGGTGGCATCGAGCCCGGCCGGGTCTCGGAAGTCATCATGGGGCAGATCCTGACCGCCGCCCAGGGTCAGAACCCCGCCCGCCAGGCCTCGATCGGCGCCGGTATCCCGGTGGAGAGCCCGGCCTGGGGCGTGAACCAGCTTTGCGGCTCGGGCCTGCGGACGGTCGCACTCGGCTACCAGGCGCTGCTCAACGGCGATTCCGAAATCGTGGTTGCCGGCGGCCAGGAATCCATGAGCATGGCCCCGCACGCCCAATATCTGCGTGGTGGCGTCAAGATGGGCCCCGTCGAGTTCGTCGACACGATGATCAAGGACGGTCTGTGGGATGCCTTCAACGGCTACCACATGGGCAACACCGCCGAGAACGTCGCGCGCCAGTGGCAGATCACCCGCGCTCAACAGGACGAGTTCGCGGTCGCCTCGCAGCAGAAGGCCGAGGCGGCGCAGAAGGCCGGTAAGTTCAACGACGAGATCGTCCCCGTCACCATCAAGACCCGCAAAGGTGACGTCGTCGTCAGCGCCGACGAATATCCGCGTCACGGCGCAACGCTCGACGCGATGGCCAAGCTCAAGCCGGCCTTCGAGAAGGAAGGCACGGTCACCGCGGGCTCTGCCTCCGGCATCAATGACGGCGCTGCCGCGGTGGTGCTGATGACCGCCAAGCAGGCGGCCAAGGAAGGCAAGAAGCCGCTCGCGCGAATCGTCTCCTGGGCACAGGCCGGCGTCGATCCGAAGATCATGGGCTCGGGGCCGATCCCGGCCTCGCGCGCTGCGCTGAAGAAGGCCGGCTGGAATGTCGGCGATCTCGACTTGATCGAGGCCAACGAAGCCTTCGCGGCGCAGGCCTGCGCGGTCAACAAGGACCTCGGCTGGGACACCTCCAAGGTCAACGTCAATGGCGGCGCGATCGCGATCGGCCATCCGGTCGGCGCGTCCGGCGCCCGCGTGCTGGTGACGCTGCTGCACGAAATGCAGAAGCGCGATTCGAAGAAGGGCCTTGCCACGCTGTGCATCGGCGGCGGCATGGGTATCGCGATGTGTATCGCGCGCGACTGA
- the phbB gene encoding acetoacetyl-CoA reductase, whose translation MARVALVTGGTRGIGAAISKALKAAGYKVAASYAGNDAAAEKFKAETGIAVYKWDVSNFDACAEGVKKVEADLGPIEVLVNNAGITRDTAFHKMTLEQWNAVINTNLGSLFNMTRQVIEGMRSRKFGRIISISSINGQKGQFGQVNYSAAKAGDIGFTKALALENAKGGITVNAICPGYINTEMVQAVPKDVLEKNVIPQIPVNRLGEPEEIARAVVFLAADEAGFVTGSTMTINGGQYQA comes from the coding sequence ATGGCACGTGTTGCATTGGTCACGGGTGGTACGCGGGGCATCGGTGCTGCGATCAGCAAGGCACTGAAGGCGGCCGGCTACAAGGTTGCGGCGAGCTATGCCGGCAACGACGCGGCGGCGGAGAAGTTCAAGGCCGAGACCGGCATTGCCGTCTACAAATGGGACGTCAGCAATTTCGACGCCTGCGCGGAAGGTGTGAAGAAGGTCGAGGCCGATCTCGGGCCGATCGAGGTGCTCGTCAATAATGCCGGCATCACCCGCGACACCGCCTTCCACAAGATGACGCTCGAGCAGTGGAACGCCGTCATCAACACCAATCTCGGCTCGCTCTTCAACATGACGCGCCAGGTCATCGAGGGCATGCGTTCACGCAAGTTCGGCCGCATCATCTCGATCTCGTCGATCAACGGCCAGAAGGGGCAGTTCGGTCAGGTCAACTATTCCGCGGCGAAGGCCGGGGACATCGGCTTCACCAAGGCGCTCGCGCTGGAGAATGCCAAGGGCGGCATCACCGTGAATGCGATCTGCCCCGGCTACATCAACACGGAAATGGTGCAGGCCGTGCCGAAGGACGTTCTGGAGAAGAACGTGATCCCGCAGATCCCGGTCAACCGGCTCGGCGAGCCCGAAGAGATTGCGCGCGCCGTCGTGTTCCTCGCGGCCGACGAGGCCGGCTTCGTCACGGGCTCGACCATGACCATCAACGGCGGCCAATATCAGGCCTGA
- a CDS encoding DMT family transporter, with amino-acid sequence MTPRTATLIGLTAILMWSLLSVMTVATGKIPAFQLAAMTFAIGGLVGLLTWIGRGEAAKSLRQPLVVWAVGVGGLFGYHALYFLALRFAPPAEAGLLNYLWPLLIVLFSSFLPGERLALHHIVGAVLGLVGTVLLFAGNTSGFEPGQVPGLVAAFIAAFVWAIYSVSSRRLKAVPTDAVAGFCLATAVLAALMHAALETTVWPETSLQWLSVIALGIGPVGAAFYAWDIGMKRGDIRVLGAASYATPLLSTGFLIAAGFAKASANIAIAAILIAGGGLIAAKDMVLRKR; translated from the coding sequence ATGACCCCGCGCACAGCCACGCTGATCGGATTGACCGCGATCCTGATGTGGTCGCTGCTGTCAGTAATGACGGTGGCGACCGGAAAGATCCCGGCGTTCCAGCTCGCCGCGATGACCTTCGCGATCGGCGGGCTCGTCGGTCTGCTCACCTGGATCGGCCGCGGCGAAGCGGCGAAAAGCCTGCGCCAGCCGCTCGTCGTCTGGGCCGTCGGCGTCGGCGGCCTGTTCGGCTATCACGCGCTCTATTTCCTGGCGCTTCGCTTTGCGCCGCCGGCCGAGGCCGGCCTGCTGAATTATCTCTGGCCGCTCCTGATCGTACTGTTCTCGTCGTTCCTGCCGGGTGAACGGCTCGCGCTGCATCACATCGTCGGCGCGGTGCTCGGCCTCGTCGGCACTGTGCTGCTGTTTGCCGGCAACACCAGCGGCTTTGAGCCGGGCCAGGTGCCGGGGCTGGTCGCGGCCTTCATCGCCGCCTTCGTCTGGGCAATCTATTCGGTGTCGTCGCGGCGCTTGAAGGCCGTGCCGACCGATGCGGTCGCCGGCTTCTGTCTCGCTACGGCGGTGCTCGCCGCGTTGATGCACGCAGCGCTCGAAACCACGGTGTGGCCGGAGACGAGCTTGCAATGGCTCTCCGTGATCGCGCTGGGCATCGGCCCCGTCGGTGCTGCGTTCTACGCCTGGGACATCGGCATGAAGCGTGGCGACATCCGCGTGCTCGGCGCCGCGTCCTACGCGACGCCGCTGCTCTCGACCGGATTCCTCATCGCGGCCGGCTTCGCCAAGGCCAGCGCCAACATCGCGATTGCCGCGATCCTGATCGCCGGCGGCGGCTTGATTGCCGCAAAGGACATGGTGTTGCGGAAGCGATGA
- a CDS encoding flavin reductase family protein yields MHGTFDHPIIQIDPAILYFGTPVVLIGSTNEDGSYNLAPMSSAWWVGWRCMLGLARNSKTTENMIRTGECALNLPSSGLVAAVDRLARTTGSDPVPPSKLYRGYRHEKDKFGLSGLTALRGETIVAPRAAECPVQMEAKVAHVHEMAHDDDSFRGHLAAIEVRITRVHAHPGIMMDGAKNRIDPDKWRPLIMSFQEFYGTTPRRLQRSELGQIPEAKYRPPGWRPSE; encoded by the coding sequence ATGCATGGTACCTTCGATCACCCGATCATTCAGATCGATCCGGCAATCCTCTATTTCGGCACACCCGTCGTCCTGATCGGATCAACCAACGAGGACGGCTCCTACAATCTTGCACCGATGTCGTCGGCATGGTGGGTGGGATGGCGCTGCATGCTCGGGCTCGCGCGCAATTCCAAGACCACCGAGAACATGATTCGCACCGGCGAATGCGCACTCAATCTGCCGTCCTCCGGCCTCGTGGCCGCGGTCGACCGTCTCGCCCGCACCACAGGCTCCGATCCGGTGCCGCCCAGCAAGCTCTATCGCGGCTATCGGCACGAAAAGGACAAGTTCGGCCTCAGCGGATTGACGGCGCTGCGGGGCGAGACAATCGTCGCGCCGCGTGCCGCCGAATGTCCGGTGCAGATGGAAGCCAAGGTCGCGCATGTGCACGAGATGGCGCACGACGACGACAGCTTTCGCGGCCATCTCGCCGCGATCGAGGTCCGCATCACGCGCGTGCATGCACACCCCGGCATCATGATGGACGGCGCCAAGAACCGCATCGATCCCGACAAATGGCGTCCGCTGATCATGAGCTTCCAGGAGTTCTACGGCACGACGCCACGGCGCCTGCAGCGCTCCGAGCTCGGGCAGATTCCGGAAGCGAAGTATCGCCCGCCGGGCTGGCGACCTTCGGAATGA
- a CDS encoding cupin domain-containing protein, with the protein MPTAAEIIARLELRPHPEGGHYRETFRDQAIDANGRSRSTSIYFLLASGERSHWHRVDAVETWHYYAGSPLTLRIAHDGCSQHEVQLGTDLASGERPQAIVPANAWQMAETTGEWTLVGCTVAPAFEFAKFELAPKGWEP; encoded by the coding sequence ATGCCGACCGCAGCCGAGATCATCGCGCGCCTCGAGCTCCGCCCGCATCCCGAAGGCGGGCATTACCGCGAGACGTTCCGCGACCAGGCGATCGACGCCAACGGCCGCTCGCGTTCGACCTCGATCTATTTCCTGCTCGCGAGCGGCGAGCGTTCGCACTGGCATCGCGTCGACGCGGTCGAGACCTGGCATTATTACGCCGGCAGTCCGCTGACGCTGCGCATCGCCCATGACGGTTGCTCGCAGCATGAGGTGCAGCTCGGTACGGACCTCGCGAGTGGAGAGCGCCCGCAGGCGATCGTGCCGGCGAATGCCTGGCAGATGGCGGAGACGACGGGCGAATGGACCCTGGTCGGCTGCACCGTGGCGCCTGCGTTCGAATTCGCGAAGTTCGAGCTCGCGCCAAAGGGCTGGGAACCGTAA
- the gloB gene encoding hydroxyacylglutathione hydrolase, giving the protein MAAEIRTFTCLNDNFGYLIHDVETKATASIDAPEAGPILKALDREGWQLTDILITHHHGDHVGGVAELKGKYNCRVVAPHDKTTAIADVDLRVANADVVKIGNLLARVIETPGHTLDHISYVFDTEKTVFAADTLFSIGCGRVFEGTYPMMWDSLLKLRALPDDFKLYCGHEYTASNVKFALTVDPDNAALQARAAEVAKLRAENKPTIPTLLGEEKRANVFLRADEPSVAAKLHMKGADAAAVFGELRERKNKS; this is encoded by the coding sequence ATGGCCGCCGAAATTCGTACTTTCACCTGTTTAAACGACAATTTCGGTTATCTGATCCACGATGTGGAAACCAAGGCGACGGCGTCGATCGATGCGCCGGAGGCCGGCCCCATCCTGAAGGCGCTGGACCGCGAAGGCTGGCAGCTCACCGACATCCTGATCACCCATCATCACGGCGATCATGTCGGCGGCGTTGCCGAGCTCAAGGGCAAATACAATTGCCGCGTCGTCGCGCCGCACGACAAGACCACGGCGATCGCGGACGTCGATCTGCGCGTCGCCAATGCCGACGTGGTCAAGATCGGCAATCTGCTGGCGCGCGTGATCGAGACGCCCGGCCACACGCTCGACCACATCTCCTACGTGTTCGACACGGAGAAGACGGTCTTCGCCGCCGACACGCTGTTCTCGATCGGCTGCGGCCGCGTGTTCGAGGGCACCTACCCGATGATGTGGGATTCGCTTCTGAAGCTGCGTGCCCTGCCCGACGACTTCAAGCTCTATTGCGGACACGAATACACGGCCTCCAACGTCAAGTTCGCGCTCACCGTCGATCCCGACAATGCGGCGCTGCAGGCGCGCGCGGCGGAGGTGGCGAAACTCCGGGCCGAGAACAAACCGACCATTCCGACATTGCTTGGCGAGGAGAAGCGGGCCAACGTGTTCCTGCGCGCTGACGAACCGTCGGTCGCAGCCAAGCTGCACATGAAGGGCGCGGATGCCGCCGCGGTGTTCGGCGAGCTGCGCGAGCGCAAGAACAAATCTTGA
- a CDS encoding methyltransferase domain-containing protein translates to MTIDVVDLREFYSRRLGIVARQMINRGIRERWPGAQGQRVLGLGYPTPYLGLFREDAERCIAFMPAAQGVLKWPTGRPALASLVDEFSLPLPDAAVDRILLVHALEMSDDPAALLREVWRVLSPSGRVIAVIPNRRGVWTRTDSTPFGHGRPYSRSQITDLLRQTWFTPTAWGEALFMPPYAGGWVLRSAQMWERAGAALSLPFAGVHIVEATKQVYRAIPAKQRARLIPSLAKPVLVPSSTATRS, encoded by the coding sequence ATGACCATCGACGTCGTCGACCTCCGCGAGTTCTATTCCCGCCGCCTCGGGATTGTGGCGCGACAAATGATCAATCGCGGCATCCGGGAGCGCTGGCCGGGCGCGCAGGGCCAGCGCGTGCTCGGCCTTGGCTATCCCACGCCCTATCTGGGGTTGTTCCGGGAAGATGCCGAGCGCTGCATCGCCTTCATGCCGGCGGCCCAGGGCGTCCTGAAATGGCCGACGGGACGGCCGGCGCTGGCTTCGCTGGTCGACGAATTCTCGCTGCCGCTTCCCGACGCCGCGGTCGACCGCATCCTGCTGGTCCACGCGCTGGAGATGTCGGACGATCCGGCCGCGCTGCTGCGCGAGGTGTGGCGGGTGCTGTCGCCGTCCGGGCGCGTGATCGCGGTGATCCCGAACCGGCGTGGGGTGTGGACCCGCACCGACAGCACGCCGTTCGGTCACGGCCGGCCGTATTCGCGTTCGCAGATCACCGATCTGTTGCGCCAGACCTGGTTCACGCCGACAGCCTGGGGCGAAGCGCTGTTCATGCCGCCCTATGCCGGCGGTTGGGTGCTGAGATCGGCGCAGATGTGGGAGCGCGCCGGCGCGGCGCTGTCGCTGCCCTTTGCCGGCGTCCATATCGTGGAGGCGACCAAGCAGGTTTACCGCGCGATCCCCGCCAAGCAGCGGGCGCGGCTCATTCCGTCGCTTGCGAAGCCGGTGCTGGTGCCGTCCTCGACGGCGACGCGCAGCTAG